In Terriglobus sp. TAA 43, a single window of DNA contains:
- a CDS encoding ABC-F family ATP-binding cassette domain-containing protein, with protein sequence MPPILNAQSVSKRYGARVLFQNVSLVVSDGERLGLVGPNGAGKSTLLNILAGREDADSGEVAVRKRARVGVIHQISEFPAGVTVRGVLERALVDGNVPENEHEQRLRELMGRTGFPDEDAEARSLSGGWRKRLAICEGVIVEPDVLLLDEPTNHLDLGGIEWLEDLLNYIPSACVIISHDRYFLEAVSNETAELNRVYPDGIFRVHGAYSKFLEERELYLAAQAKQTESLRNQVKTEIEWLRRGPKARTTKSKARIDKAHEMIGELADRNARAQKSSANIDFVATDRQTKRLIEAENVSLELDGKTVVRDLNYVMTARARVGLVGPNGSGKTTILRLLTGELEPTSGTIKRAHQLRVVYFSQAREIDTKLTLRQALSPEGDSVVHNGRQIHVASWAARFLFTGEQLNQPVERLSGGERARVLIARLMLQPADLLLLDEPTNDLDIPTLEILEESLLEYPGALMLVTHDRYMLNRVATTVLGLDGNGNTEQFADFAQWEDWMNTKPVVVAEVAKVAEPVVEAPVAKKKLSFNEQREWSTLEERIATAESRVAAAELILATPAIAVDAAALQDALMEQTNAQGELAELYARWEVLADRAM encoded by the coding sequence ATGCCGCCGATTCTTAACGCGCAATCCGTCTCGAAGCGCTATGGCGCACGTGTCCTGTTTCAGAATGTTTCGCTGGTTGTTTCCGATGGCGAACGACTTGGCCTGGTAGGGCCGAATGGCGCTGGCAAGTCCACGCTACTGAACATTCTTGCTGGACGCGAAGATGCTGACAGCGGCGAAGTAGCAGTGCGCAAGCGCGCGCGTGTTGGTGTGATCCACCAGATCAGCGAGTTCCCTGCCGGTGTGACTGTGCGCGGCGTTCTGGAACGTGCGCTGGTGGACGGCAACGTGCCGGAAAACGAGCATGAACAGCGACTGCGCGAGCTGATGGGCCGCACTGGATTTCCTGACGAAGACGCGGAGGCGCGGAGCCTTTCGGGCGGCTGGCGCAAGCGGCTGGCGATCTGCGAAGGCGTAATCGTTGAGCCCGACGTATTGCTGCTGGACGAGCCGACGAACCATCTTGATCTGGGTGGCATTGAGTGGCTGGAAGACTTACTCAACTACATCCCCAGCGCGTGCGTGATTATTTCGCATGATCGCTATTTTCTTGAGGCTGTGAGCAACGAAACGGCAGAGTTGAACCGTGTGTATCCTGACGGCATCTTCCGTGTGCATGGTGCGTACTCAAAGTTTTTGGAAGAGCGCGAGTTGTACCTGGCAGCGCAGGCGAAACAGACGGAGAGTCTGCGTAACCAGGTGAAGACGGAGATTGAGTGGCTGCGCCGCGGACCGAAGGCTCGTACGACGAAGAGCAAGGCACGCATTGATAAAGCGCACGAGATGATTGGCGAACTGGCTGATCGTAATGCGCGTGCGCAGAAGTCTTCTGCGAATATTGATTTTGTTGCCACGGACCGTCAGACGAAACGGCTGATTGAAGCAGAGAACGTGTCGCTTGAGCTCGATGGGAAGACGGTCGTTCGTGATCTTAACTATGTGATGACAGCGCGTGCGCGCGTTGGTTTGGTTGGGCCGAATGGCAGTGGCAAGACTACGATTCTGCGTTTGCTAACCGGTGAGTTGGAACCGACCAGCGGAACGATCAAACGGGCACATCAGCTTCGCGTGGTGTATTTCTCGCAGGCTCGTGAGATTGATACGAAGCTGACGCTGCGGCAGGCACTGTCACCTGAAGGTGATTCGGTTGTTCACAATGGTCGGCAGATCCATGTGGCCAGTTGGGCTGCGCGCTTTCTGTTTACGGGTGAGCAGTTGAATCAGCCGGTTGAACGATTGAGCGGTGGCGAGAGGGCGCGCGTGTTGATTGCGCGCTTAATGCTGCAGCCTGCGGATTTGCTGCTGCTGGATGAGCCTACGAACGATCTGGATATTCCTACGCTGGAGATTCTGGAAGAGAGCCTGCTGGAGTATCCCGGTGCACTGATGCTGGTGACGCACGATCGCTACATGCTGAACCGCGTGGCGACGACGGTGCTTGGTCTGGATGGCAACGGCAACACGGAACAGTTTGCGGACTTTGCGCAGTGGGAAGACTGGATGAATACGAAGCCAGTTGTGGTTGCGGAAGTTGCGAAGGTCGCAGAGCCTGTCGTGGAAGCTCCTGTTGCCAAGAAGAAGCTCAGCTTCAACGAGCAGCGTGAGTGGTCAACGCTGGAAGAGCGCATTGCCACTGCAGAATCGCGTGTCGCGGCGGCCGAGCTTATATTGGCAACCCCCGCGATTGCAGTGGATGCCGCGGCGCTGCAGGATGCGCTGATGGAGCAGACGAATGCGCAGGGCGAGTTGGCGGAACTGTATGCGCGATGGGAAGTGCTGGCCGATCGCGCGATGTGA
- the tsaE gene encoding tRNA (adenosine(37)-N6)-threonylcarbamoyltransferase complex ATPase subunit type 1 TsaE → MIEKRLKTRSVNGTMALAQNIMELMLPAPRLVILKGDLGAGKTTLVRGIAQCIGANAEDVTSPTFTLVHEYQGTKLKLYHLDLYRLEKDEQLLSLGIEEMEADPNALVLVEWGDKFPSLLQRARGAVVITQGEEPDERWFFVQML, encoded by the coding sequence ATGATTGAAAAACGGCTGAAAACACGCAGCGTGAATGGCACGATGGCGTTGGCGCAGAACATCATGGAATTGATGTTGCCTGCGCCGCGCCTCGTGATTCTGAAGGGCGACCTGGGCGCGGGTAAGACCACGTTGGTGAGAGGCATTGCGCAGTGCATTGGCGCAAATGCTGAGGACGTGACGAGTCCCACGTTCACGCTGGTGCATGAGTACCAAGGCACGAAGCTGAAGCTGTATCACCTGGATTTGTATCGTCTTGAAAAAGACGAGCAACTGCTTTCGCTGGGCATTGAGGAGATGGAAGCCGATCCGAATGCGCTGGTGCTGGTGGAGTGGGGCGATAAGTTTCCGTCGCTGCTGCAGCGGGCGCGCGGCGCGGTGGTGATCACGCAGGGCGAGGAGCCGGATGAGCGCTGGTTCTTTGTGCAGATGCTGTAG
- a CDS encoding DUF1015 domain-containing protein has protein sequence MRIYPFRALRYNTQKVQLEDVVTQPYDKISPAMQEAYYEKSPYNLIRVILGKRFPADTETENVYSRAAKTLQDWRKEAVLVEEREPALFGYAQRYTVPGTNEVRERRGLICLGHLYDYAEQVVYRHEQTLAKPKSDRLSLFKSTRTYCEQIYMLYSDPSFTVESLVFGNRSGEPTIVADETVTDEYGVVHSVWKVTDPHVLNLLVGALSDKKLIIADGHHRYETSTAYARERAAELGVADSTRQHEHSEKQVGESDESPSNDADMKMGPQLPVPPFPEAAMMMTLVNTDAPGITILPTHRIVYGLKNFSSQAFLDKAAEFFDVSKVEAKAVAAGSDAEGVESAAERLAPLNGTEGVAFLAVMADGTWLLKAKKAAVEGALQHVPPRQRVMDVVQLHALVLEQLLELTPESIRQQENLRYLRSAEDAAAQVARGEADIAFLIKPVTLDQMKEVSLGGEVMPQKSTDFYPKLLSGLAFYALD, from the coding sequence ATGCGTATTTATCCTTTCCGCGCCCTCCGTTACAACACGCAAAAAGTACAGCTGGAAGACGTTGTTACACAGCCGTACGACAAGATTTCGCCTGCGATGCAGGAAGCGTATTACGAGAAAAGCCCGTACAACCTGATCCGTGTGATCCTGGGCAAGCGCTTCCCCGCTGATACAGAGACGGAGAATGTGTACAGCCGCGCGGCGAAGACGCTGCAGGACTGGCGCAAGGAAGCCGTGCTGGTGGAAGAGCGTGAACCCGCGCTGTTTGGCTATGCGCAGCGCTACACCGTGCCGGGCACCAACGAAGTGCGCGAGCGCCGCGGCCTGATCTGCCTGGGCCACCTGTACGACTATGCCGAGCAGGTGGTGTATCGCCACGAACAGACGCTGGCGAAGCCGAAGAGCGATCGTCTTTCGCTGTTCAAGTCGACGCGTACTTACTGCGAACAGATTTACATGCTGTACAGCGATCCCTCGTTCACGGTGGAGAGTCTGGTGTTTGGCAACCGTTCCGGCGAGCCGACGATTGTTGCGGATGAGACCGTAACCGATGAGTACGGCGTGGTTCATTCCGTATGGAAGGTGACCGATCCGCATGTGCTGAACCTGCTGGTGGGCGCGCTATCTGACAAGAAGCTGATCATTGCGGATGGACACCATCGCTACGAGACGTCGACTGCGTATGCGCGTGAGCGCGCTGCAGAGCTGGGCGTTGCGGACTCGACGCGTCAGCATGAACACAGTGAGAAGCAGGTGGGTGAGTCAGACGAATCGCCGTCGAACGATGCGGACATGAAGATGGGACCGCAGTTGCCGGTGCCTCCGTTCCCCGAAGCCGCGATGATGATGACGCTGGTGAACACGGATGCTCCGGGCATCACGATTCTGCCGACGCACCGCATTGTGTATGGACTGAAGAATTTCTCGTCGCAGGCGTTTTTGGATAAGGCTGCGGAGTTCTTCGATGTGAGCAAGGTGGAAGCGAAGGCTGTGGCTGCGGGTTCTGACGCCGAAGGTGTTGAGAGTGCCGCGGAACGTCTTGCACCGCTGAATGGTACGGAAGGCGTTGCGTTCCTGGCTGTGATGGCTGATGGAACGTGGCTGCTGAAGGCGAAGAAGGCTGCGGTGGAAGGCGCGCTACAGCATGTGCCGCCGCGTCAGCGTGTGATGGATGTGGTTCAGTTGCATGCGCTGGTGCTGGAGCAGTTGCTGGAGCTCACGCCGGAATCGATTCGTCAGCAGGAGAATCTGCGTTATCTGCGTAGTGCGGAAGATGCAGCAGCACAGGTTGCGCGTGGTGAAGCAGACATTGCTTTCCTGATCAAGCCCGTAACGCTGGACCAGATGAAGGAAGTGTCGCTGGGTGGCGAAGTGATGCCGCAGAAATCGACCGACTTTTATCCGAAGCTGCTGAGTGGACTTGCTTTCTACGCATTGGACTAA
- a CDS encoding VWA domain-containing protein — protein MSTRGRNVVALLFFSLLLFPAAGTLRAQENPLQNPHTPTKPDPPKPPAGEVITGKDVTAKGALRPGAPLRVEANLVLVPMTVTDDQNRLVTGLERENFYVYENNQPQTIRTFSTDDAPISIGIIFDLSGSMNNKYTRSRRALSEFMRTSNPQDEFFVVAFNDRPNIVVDYTNNVDDVDARMVMLKPQNRTALIDAVYLGLDKLKDAKYERKALLVISDGGDNRSRYTEGELRKAVRESDVQMYAIGIFEQNAPTEEERNGPALLMDMCDQTGGRLFHVTDVAELGDIASRISAELRNEYVIGYKPTDLHHDGNWRKLKVKLNPPPGLPQLSVHNRQGYYAPSD, from the coding sequence ATGTCAACACGTGGCCGTAATGTCGTTGCGTTACTGTTCTTCTCCTTGCTGCTGTTTCCTGCAGCAGGAACCCTGCGTGCGCAGGAAAACCCGTTGCAGAACCCCCACACTCCCACCAAGCCGGATCCCCCCAAGCCGCCTGCGGGCGAAGTCATCACCGGCAAGGACGTGACAGCCAAAGGCGCGCTCCGCCCCGGCGCCCCCCTCCGGGTCGAAGCGAACCTCGTCCTCGTCCCAATGACGGTCACTGACGACCAGAACCGCCTCGTCACCGGCCTCGAGCGCGAAAACTTCTACGTCTACGAGAACAACCAGCCGCAGACCATCCGCACCTTCTCCACAGACGACGCGCCCATCTCCATCGGCATCATCTTCGATCTCAGCGGCAGCATGAACAACAAGTACACCCGCTCCCGCCGCGCCCTTAGCGAGTTCATGCGCACCAGCAACCCGCAGGACGAGTTCTTCGTCGTCGCCTTCAATGACCGCCCCAACATCGTTGTCGACTACACCAATAACGTCGACGACGTAGACGCGCGCATGGTCATGCTCAAGCCGCAGAACCGCACCGCGCTCATTGACGCCGTCTATCTCGGCCTCGACAAGCTGAAAGACGCCAAGTACGAACGCAAGGCGCTACTGGTGATCTCTGACGGCGGCGACAATCGTTCGCGCTACACCGAAGGGGAACTGCGCAAAGCCGTCCGGGAAAGCGACGTGCAGATGTACGCCATCGGCATCTTCGAACAAAACGCGCCAACCGAAGAAGAACGCAACGGCCCGGCGCTGTTAATGGACATGTGCGATCAAACCGGCGGACGCCTTTTTCACGTCACAGACGTAGCAGAGCTGGGTGACATCGCGTCGCGAATTTCCGCAGAGCTCCGAAACGAATACGTCATCGGATACAAGCCAACGGACCTTCATCACGATGGCAACTGGCGTAAGCTGAAGGTGAAGCTGAATCCGCCACCCGGATTGCCACAGCTCTCCGTACACAATCGCCAGGGTTACTATGCACCGTCGGATTAA
- a CDS encoding DHA2 family efflux MFS transporter permease subunit — MAHEQWKPRVNPWLIAGTVALAAFMEVLDTSIANVALPHISGSLAASQDQGTWVLTSYLVSNAIVLPLGGWASSVIGRKNFFLLCITIFTIASFLCGIAPSLPLLLLFRVLQGAGGGGLQPMAQAIMADSFDPKQRGTAFSLYALVAVLAPSIGPTLGGWITDNYSWRWIFYINIPVGILAFLLVSRLVDDPPWIKGDRKNLLNVDYIGLTFLTISMAGLQIALDKGEENDWFASNFIRTFAAMFVFGMIALIWWELRAKNPIMNLRLFRFRNFAICCFLMMLVGGILNAGTVLQPQFTQQLLGYDATNAGLALTAGGCVLLVCAPIAGILSDKLPARTLVACAFVFFACAYWYMSTHITLGISFGQNSFLRVIQVIPIPFCFIAITNAAYVGLPREASNQVSGLVNFARNIGGSILIALSGAQVTNRTLFHEARLQNYMNYANDQFNSSVQQVGSFLGIHAGQAQGPYAAQANVYQQLNQQAAVMGYADVYRMLAWMTAGMFFLAFLLSKPKGGEKAPEGAVH, encoded by the coding sequence GTGGCGCACGAACAATGGAAACCGCGGGTCAATCCCTGGCTCATCGCTGGTACCGTCGCGCTCGCCGCCTTTATGGAGGTGCTGGACACCTCCATTGCCAACGTGGCCCTGCCCCACATTTCCGGTTCACTTGCTGCCAGCCAGGACCAGGGAACATGGGTGCTCACCAGTTATCTGGTGTCCAACGCCATTGTGTTGCCCCTGGGCGGCTGGGCCTCCAGCGTCATCGGCCGGAAAAACTTCTTCCTGCTCTGCATCACCATCTTCACCATCGCCAGCTTCCTCTGCGGCATCGCTCCCTCGCTGCCTTTGTTGTTGCTATTCCGCGTCTTGCAGGGCGCAGGCGGCGGCGGTCTGCAACCCATGGCGCAGGCCATCATGGCCGACTCTTTCGACCCCAAACAGCGTGGAACGGCGTTTTCGCTTTACGCGCTGGTGGCGGTCCTCGCACCTTCCATCGGTCCCACCCTCGGCGGTTGGATTACCGACAACTACTCCTGGCGATGGATTTTTTACATCAACATCCCCGTCGGCATCCTTGCTTTCCTGCTCGTATCGCGCCTCGTAGACGATCCGCCATGGATTAAGGGCGACAGGAAAAACCTGCTGAACGTCGACTACATCGGCCTGACGTTCCTCACCATCTCCATGGCGGGTCTTCAGATTGCTTTGGACAAGGGCGAAGAAAACGACTGGTTCGCCTCCAACTTCATCCGTACCTTCGCGGCCATGTTCGTCTTCGGCATGATCGCGCTCATCTGGTGGGAACTGCGTGCCAAAAATCCCATCATGAACCTGCGTCTCTTCCGTTTCCGAAACTTCGCCATCTGCTGCTTTCTCATGATGTTGGTCGGCGGCATCCTCAACGCCGGAACGGTGCTGCAACCCCAATTCACCCAGCAACTGCTCGGTTACGACGCCACCAACGCGGGTCTGGCGCTTACGGCGGGCGGATGCGTGCTTCTGGTGTGCGCACCCATCGCCGGAATCCTGTCTGACAAACTTCCTGCGCGAACGTTGGTCGCCTGCGCCTTTGTCTTCTTCGCCTGCGCCTACTGGTACATGTCCACGCACATCACGCTGGGCATCAGCTTTGGCCAGAACTCATTCCTGCGCGTCATCCAGGTCATACCCATCCCGTTCTGCTTCATCGCCATCACGAATGCGGCATACGTGGGCTTGCCGCGCGAAGCGTCGAATCAGGTCAGCGGCCTTGTGAACTTCGCACGTAACATCGGCGGTTCCATCCTTATCGCCCTCTCCGGTGCGCAGGTCACCAATCGCACACTGTTCCACGAAGCACGCCTGCAGAACTACATGAACTACGCCAACGACCAGTTCAATAGCAGCGTTCAGCAGGTCGGCAGTTTTCTCGGCATTCATGCGGGGCAGGCGCAAGGGCCGTATGCCGCACAGGCCAACGTGTACCAGCAGCTCAACCAACAAGCCGCCGTCATGGGCTATGCCGATGTCTATCGCATGCTGGCGTGGATGACAGCAGGCATGTTCTTTCTCGCCTTCCTCCTCAGCAAACCAAAGGGTGGCGAAAAGGCACCCGAGGGCGCCGTGCACTAA
- the dgt gene encoding dGTP triphosphohydrolase, translating into MRGVAEQALLQREWSETAEVRAPGFERDRERVVQARAFRRLAGKTQVFTSRESDHFRSRLTHTIEVVQIAREVARCLGLNEELVETLALVHDIGHPPFGHAGERALDQCLRKHGLRFDHNLHALRIVEHFEDWYAAHRGLNLTLGVREGIVKHSRDYSAIDYPALQPYFLNQRPPLEAQVIDLADEIAYLTADLDDGVESGLLDIEHICANIGIMGRAYEKVQEIHPGVSQKFHFHEALQVMQSELTCDLVENTAANVMQHRLRSLDDVRNCPERVATFSLAMEAQRQEEKAYLYGKLYTCDFLEAEHAKAEHVVSTLFHFYTQDPSRMPTGYVEESAVDGLPRTVADYIAGMTDNYILQQFWIASKLRR; encoded by the coding sequence GTGCGTGGCGTAGCAGAGCAGGCACTCCTGCAGCGCGAGTGGTCTGAGACTGCAGAGGTTCGTGCCCCCGGCTTTGAGCGTGACCGCGAACGCGTGGTGCAGGCGCGCGCCTTCCGTCGCCTCGCAGGAAAGACACAGGTCTTCACCAGCCGCGAGTCGGACCACTTCCGCTCACGCCTCACCCACACCATTGAAGTGGTGCAGATCGCGCGCGAAGTAGCGCGATGCCTGGGCCTCAATGAAGAACTCGTTGAAACCCTCGCACTCGTTCATGACATTGGTCATCCACCCTTCGGTCACGCGGGCGAACGTGCGCTGGATCAATGCCTGCGGAAACACGGCCTTCGCTTCGATCACAATCTCCACGCGCTCCGCATCGTCGAACACTTTGAAGACTGGTACGCTGCGCATCGCGGTTTGAATCTCACACTCGGTGTGCGCGAAGGCATCGTGAAGCACTCGCGCGACTACAGCGCCATCGACTATCCCGCGCTGCAGCCATACTTTCTCAATCAGCGTCCGCCGCTGGAAGCACAGGTCATCGACCTTGCAGATGAGATCGCATACCTCACCGCCGATCTTGACGATGGCGTGGAGAGTGGCCTTCTCGATATCGAACACATCTGCGCCAACATCGGCATCATGGGGCGTGCCTACGAAAAGGTGCAGGAGATTCATCCCGGCGTCTCGCAAAAGTTCCACTTCCACGAGGCACTGCAGGTCATGCAGAGCGAACTCACCTGCGACCTCGTTGAAAACACCGCCGCCAATGTCATGCAGCATCGCCTGCGTTCACTCGACGATGTGCGCAACTGCCCCGAGCGTGTCGCCACTTTCTCTCTTGCAATGGAAGCGCAACGGCAGGAAGAAAAAGCGTATCTCTACGGCAAGCTTTACACCTGCGACTTCCTCGAAGCGGAACATGCCAAGGCTGAGCATGTCGTCAGCACGCTCTTCCACTTCTACACGCAGGATCCCTCGCGCATGCCCACAGGCTACGTGGAAGAAAGCGCTGTCGACGGCCTTCCCCGCACCGTCGCCGACTACATCGCAGGCATGACAGACAACTACATCCTGCAGCAGTTCTGGATAGCCTCCAAGCTTCGTCGCTAG
- a CDS encoding amidohydrolase family protein, giving the protein MKIASVAFALLCPAALLAQQPPHTVVLHAARILDVAAGKTLTPGEILVEGNKIKEAGTHVTHPAGAEVIDLGETTLMPGLIDAHTHLFLHVGNEANQTVDESVPERTLIAADAAKHDLLAGFTAERDMGTEGAGCADVAVRNAINRGLIPGPRMRVSCNAIDITGGHEDNSGKNPDQHLLSNADRADSTDEVMHTIREQRKQGADFVKIYETGRDSLHDGVFTSPYQYTQEQLTAAVAEAKRTGSRVAVHATAEPGTGYAVAAGVASVDHADFLSAETMKQMKEKAIFAVPTFAISEYFAEHAESPTATQRRRESEAFHAAEFKKQIAAGVPFAVGSDVGPFPHGTQAREMELMVKYGMSPADVLRADLINGAKLLDWENSIGQLKPGFFADVISVPGDPVKDITALEHVQFVMKNGEVIKR; this is encoded by the coding sequence ATGAAGATTGCTTCCGTAGCCTTCGCCCTGCTTTGTCCCGCGGCGCTGCTGGCACAACAGCCGCCTCACACCGTCGTGTTGCACGCAGCACGCATCCTCGATGTAGCAGCAGGAAAGACGCTCACTCCCGGCGAAATCCTTGTAGAAGGCAACAAAATTAAGGAAGCAGGAACGCACGTCACACATCCTGCCGGTGCAGAAGTCATTGACCTTGGCGAAACAACACTCATGCCCGGCCTCATTGACGCGCACACGCATCTCTTCCTTCATGTAGGTAACGAAGCTAACCAAACTGTGGACGAAAGCGTTCCGGAGCGCACACTCATCGCCGCCGACGCCGCAAAGCACGATCTCCTCGCAGGATTCACCGCCGAACGCGACATGGGCACCGAAGGCGCGGGCTGCGCAGATGTTGCGGTGCGCAATGCTATCAACCGCGGCCTGATCCCCGGCCCGCGCATGCGCGTCTCCTGCAACGCCATCGACATCACCGGCGGCCACGAAGACAACAGCGGCAAAAATCCTGACCAACATCTGTTAAGCAACGCCGACCGCGCCGACAGCACCGACGAAGTCATGCACACCATCCGCGAACAGCGCAAGCAGGGTGCTGACTTCGTGAAGATCTACGAAACGGGCCGCGACAGCCTGCATGACGGTGTCTTCACATCGCCCTATCAATACACGCAGGAACAACTCACCGCAGCCGTCGCAGAAGCCAAACGCACCGGCAGCCGAGTCGCCGTCCACGCCACAGCAGAACCCGGCACAGGCTACGCTGTCGCCGCCGGCGTAGCATCCGTCGATCACGCCGATTTTCTTTCTGCCGAAACCATGAAGCAGATGAAGGAGAAAGCCATCTTCGCTGTGCCCACCTTCGCCATCAGCGAATACTTCGCAGAACACGCGGAATCACCCACCGCCACGCAGCGTCGCCGCGAAAGCGAAGCCTTTCACGCTGCGGAGTTCAAGAAGCAAATCGCAGCAGGCGTACCCTTCGCCGTAGGTTCTGACGTAGGCCCATTCCCGCACGGCACACAGGCACGCGAGATGGAACTCATGGTGAAGTACGGCATGAGTCCTGCAGACGTCCTGCGCGCAGATCTCATCAACGGCGCAAAGCTTCTCGACTGGGAAAACAGCATCGGTCAGTTGAAGCCTGGCTTCTTCGCCGATGTCATCTCTGTACCCGGCGACCCCGTCAAAGACATTACGGCACTAGAACATGTGCAGTTCGTAATGAAAAACGGCGAGGTGATCAAACGATGA
- a CDS encoding N-acetylmuramoyl-L-alanine amidase, producing the protein MKLLIPSLLLAVSAAAQQPLVLIDPARGGSKGGSHIADRVEEKQVTLQVAQHLGNLLRARGFAVQMTRESDVDTTNDQRAAIANTTHPIACILLYASSTGNGIHLFTTTLPQPSMVDPAAPVVWDEAQSAYAARSQALASGLREAFGRTRIPIASGTTWTRPLDNMQCPAVAIEMGPQKDGTAADDPPYQNRVAETIADVLLFWRNKVGNMTPPAPPKPEPVVPTPAPKPATPQATQPAPKPAVPAQPKPATPKPTGAAQQ; encoded by the coding sequence GTGAAGCTGCTTATCCCATCCCTCCTGCTCGCTGTCAGCGCCGCCGCCCAGCAGCCGCTAGTGCTCATCGATCCCGCACGCGGAGGGTCCAAAGGTGGCTCGCACATCGCAGACCGTGTCGAAGAAAAGCAGGTCACGCTGCAGGTGGCGCAGCATCTCGGCAATCTCCTGCGCGCCCGCGGCTTCGCCGTGCAGATGACTCGCGAATCCGACGTGGACACCACCAACGACCAGCGCGCCGCCATCGCCAACACGACGCATCCCATCGCCTGCATCCTGCTGTACGCCTCCAGCACTGGCAACGGAATCCATCTCTTCACCACCACGCTGCCGCAGCCGTCAATGGTTGACCCTGCCGCGCCCGTCGTGTGGGACGAAGCACAATCCGCCTACGCCGCGCGTTCGCAGGCACTGGCCAGCGGCTTGCGTGAAGCCTTCGGCCGCACACGCATCCCCATCGCCAGCGGAACCACATGGACGCGCCCACTCGACAACATGCAGTGCCCGGCAGTCGCCATTGAAATGGGGCCTCAGAAAGACGGCACCGCAGCCGACGATCCGCCGTATCAAAACCGCGTAGCCGAAACGATCGCAGACGTTCTTCTTTTCTGGCGCAACAAGGTCGGCAACATGACGCCACCTGCTCCACCCAAGCCGGAGCCTGTCGTACCAACACCCGCACCCAAGCCAGCCACCCCGCAGGCAACACAGCCTGCGCCCAAGCCCGCAGTCCCGGCGCAACCAAAACCGGCAACACCCAAACCCACAGGAGCAGCGCAGCAATGA
- a CDS encoding VWA domain-containing protein: MHRRINCFAPLLFASTLTMLPALSAQQAPAPSAPSLNVDRDPIPSPDPETAPTAAGADTNGQQPSIDQIQRAGGTYTLHTEVGEVRLNASVIDGSGRSVQTLQPSAFTVFEDGVQQTVASLRHEDLPVSLGLLIDSSGSMYDKRAAVGKASLDLIKLSNPKDEAFLVDFSFDPYIDADFTHDIKKLEDGLNYVKASGGTALYDAVIASADYLSRNAKEPKQVILLITDGDDNASSSTLEETIRRVQELDGPVIYCVGLLFGPDEDKRESRHARRVLETLAEQTGGVAYFPKKLEDVDAIAAQVAADIRQQYTISYSSTKSARLGGYRTVHVTAQAKGFGKLTVRTRSGYFPKGSQPAGPAPGLKPENQK; this comes from the coding sequence ATGCACCGTCGGATTAACTGTTTTGCACCACTTTTGTTCGCTTCCACTCTGACGATGCTTCCCGCGCTCTCTGCGCAGCAAGCCCCCGCGCCCTCGGCTCCATCTCTCAACGTCGACCGCGATCCCATCCCCTCGCCCGACCCTGAGACAGCCCCCACCGCTGCCGGTGCCGACACCAACGGACAGCAGCCCTCCATCGACCAGATTCAGCGCGCCGGTGGCACATACACGCTGCACACTGAAGTCGGCGAAGTCCGCCTCAACGCCAGCGTCATCGACGGCAGCGGACGCTCCGTGCAAACGCTGCAGCCCTCCGCATTCACCGTGTTCGAAGACGGCGTCCAGCAGACCGTAGCCAGCCTGCGCCATGAAGATCTTCCCGTCTCACTCGGCCTCCTCATCGATTCGTCAGGCTCCATGTACGACAAGCGCGCCGCCGTCGGCAAAGCCTCGCTCGACCTCATCAAGCTGTCCAACCCCAAGGACGAAGCCTTCCTCGTCGATTTCTCCTTCGACCCCTACATCGACGCTGACTTCACCCACGACATCAAGAAGCTCGAAGACGGCCTCAACTACGTAAAAGCCAGCGGCGGCACCGCGCTTTACGACGCCGTCATCGCTTCCGCCGACTATCTCTCGCGCAACGCCAAAGAACCAAAGCAGGTCATCCTGCTCATCACCGACGGCGACGACAACGCCTCGTCCTCCACGCTGGAAGAAACCATCCGCCGAGTGCAGGAACTCGATGGCCCCGTCATCTATTGCGTCGGCCTGCTCTTCGGCCCCGATGAAGACAAGCGCGAAAGCCGCCACGCCCGTCGCGTTCTGGAAACGCTCGCAGAACAAACCGGCGGCGTCGCCTACTTCCCCAAGAAGCTCGAAGACGTGGACGCCATCGCCGCGCAGGTCGCCGCAGACATCCGCCAGCAGTACACCATCTCCTACAGCTCCACCAAGTCCGCGCGCCTCGGCGGCTACCGTACAGTCCACGTTACCGCGCAGGCCAAAGGCTTCGGCAAACTCACGGTCCGCACCCGCAGCGGCTACTTCCCCAAGGGTTCCCAGCCAGCTGGCCCCGCACCCGGCCTGAAACCGGAAAACCAAAAGTAA